The Paralichthys olivaceus isolate ysfri-2021 chromosome 2, ASM2471397v2, whole genome shotgun sequence genomic interval GTCCCAGCCGTCTGGATAGATCATGCATCCAATCACCATGCATGTAcctgagagggagggaggcccAGGTTGAAATTATGTTACTTTTCCTAGTTGTTGAATGAGTTtaatacacaaacattcaaggatttaaaTTAGAGACACCtacagaaaaatattatttttatatcatgaccccctgcaaccctcaaaggacaagtgggatggatggatggaccaTGACTTGCTGCTGTTGATGGAAAATATCACAaaccaccttctcctcctccagagctgAATCAACAAACAAGCCTCGAGAGAAAGTATGGACTACACTCACTtttagccacacacacacacacacacacacacacagatgagttGTTGCTTAGCAACTCTAGAACATCTCAGTTGCAGAAAGACGAACATGTTCATCCATTATTGACTCTGCAGACAGGTGGTCTTGTGTCgtagcacacacactcacacacacacacatacacatacacatgagtctcactttcactttctgaGTCTCATTCACCAGCTTAAAGTTCTCACGCTCACTTTCTCAGCTTCTTCTCCAATTACCAAAGCTTTGGGAAGTTAAATGATGACGCAGCAGGATTGTGTTTCTACTGAACAGATACATGAATTAACATGTTTCAAGAAGAGGTTCAACCACTGCCAAGAACAGACACTCAAAATGTGTCACACCCTCAACCTCTGTactttaaatctaaatcaaGCTCTGACATAGAACATCAGACCTgaacttcatcttcatcttatATGTCCTCACTTTGCAAACATGTCCTCTAGGACTAGAACTGAAAGTTCaccccatgcacacacacacacacacacacactcagtaggCTGTAACAGCACTCCTTCAGGTTAACCTCATTATTTGTTACAGGCTTGTTGCTCTTGCGACTACATCTGTTTACAACCTGCATCATGTTCCAGAATCAGGTTTCACCTCGGACTCTGTGTTGAAGGCAACAACTGAAATGATGCTATATAATCTACAGAGATACAGCTTCAGTTAGACAGCCTGTCATAGAAATCCTCTGCATTGACACGAGTACTGTCGTACGTTCcagttttgttttagttttgtgcAACTTCTTACTTCAACTTGACAACATTTCAGAAGAttagttattataattattgttcttTTCACTCAACATACAACTTAACAGCTGTGGTaacttttacacagttttttattaaacatatatttatcatttagtaaatatttgaatgtaaaatattaacttGTAACAAACATACCATTTGCACATTCATATATTTGATTGTCTGATTCTTCAAATTATATGTCTCTGTGAGGCAAATTGAATTTTGAATAAATTGTTAATACCGAACTCAGAAACTAAAGTTAGTTTCAACTCAAAGTTTTTGATGTGAAATACAAACTACTGAGGTATAAGAGAGTCCTCTGTTAGATATTAAAGTATTCTCTTGATTATTGATTCCTAatacacattgtgttttttatgttttttctacTGCATCCTCTATAGGCTATATCTTATTATAAGGCGTTGCATGTTATTCATAACGATATGTAAGAGCCCAGGAtgtgtgacatgtttttatatGAGAACCATATAAACTTTTGACAgcatatatatgtatttctttttaatacTATATATGTACAGACTGTGGTGAGAGCGTGCCGCTCACTGGAGGCCAGCTGCATCCAGGCGCAGATCTTGTACACGCTGCCCGCgttgcagaagaagaagaggctgaAGCAGACGATGCTGCCCACCACCAGCAGCATGGAGATGCCCACGAAGAACATGGCCGTCTTGAAGGCGCCGGATGGGATGGAGCCGAAGTCCAGCGCGCTCCCTTTGCACGTGAGCTCCGAGGTGAGCGCGTTGCCGATGCAGTAGTGGAAGAGGCCGAAGTACCCGGCCTGCGGCGTGTTCACGCTGTCCCCGATCCAGTATGGCTGAATGAACACCACCACGGTGATGACGGCGAAGGTGATGGTGAACACCGTCCACAGCACGCCCATGGCGCGCGAGTTACGCACGTAGTTGGTGTGGTAGATCTTGGCCGCCTCCACTGCGGGGAGCATGGTGCGTAAAGAGGCTGGATCCACCGGGATCCACCTGGATGGATTCAACACTGACTCTCTTCACTTTGCTCTTTTAACAGatctgctgcacaaacaaacgTACAGTGTGTTGTTACAGTGATCAtgggtgatgatgaagaggaagatggatCCAGTGTGTTGCAGAGTGTTTCATGTGTGGATCTGTCTCCTCTGTATGAGctgagtgtttcctctccaggGGAGGACAGAGATAATGAATGATTAATGGTTAAAGGATCTGAAGAATAGAGTATCACAGGGTGGGGCCTGTCCAGATGGCAGCCCAGTCTATTCCACTCTCACTTTTAATGTCATAGGAtacttcactttcttttttcactgtttctcatTTCATATTGTGATTCAGATCAAATGCATAATACATTTAGTCGTGTGTTGGGTCAAAACTTCACACTTCCAAGTCTCATGTTTACTTTAGTTGAGTGAGCGTTTGTGCATAGAACAAAAAACTGTGGGTTTTGTTCCTGATCACTTACACTGGAATGCTAAAGGAAATGATCTGGAACAGCTACACCAATCATTTCCAGTCCATTTAGTCAAAGTAAAGACTGTGATCATACAATGTCGATGTTTAGAGTCCCAGTTATCAAATCTCTCCATGAATAATCGGAATTCTTATCTGTGCCTATGTTGACACAGTTTCCTTGAGGGTGCACTGTGGGTCTTTACTTTTCCAGAGATGAGGAGACCCTGCATAATCAGAGTAACTCACCTGCATGTTCTGCACTTAAACACTAGATGGCGCTACAGAGCTGCAGTCTATCATATCAGGCATTCACACCACTGGTTCCTCACTTTGCCTGAAATCACTCAAACACATCTCAAGTCTGATCCTTAGTTTTTTGGCAACACATCCTGAGACAAAGTGAAAAGAGCAAAGTGTTTTAAACAATTAAACGTCCCTCTCCATTCATGTTAGACACTGTCTTCTCTAATGAATGTTGCATATgttgttattttgctgatgtgttctgttctgttgcacttctgtctgtcctgggagcaGGATCCCTCACTCGTGACTCTCCCTGGGGTCTTTGTGTTTTCCACCAGTTTTTCCTCACCCTATAGAGTTGAGGGGTTTACACAGATGATGTCGCTCTTTGTACAGATTGTTGAGCCCTGTGATCAGTGATTTGTGAATCTGGCCTACACAAATTTGATTTtaagaggcagaggcagaaatTCCCAGACAAGTCATGTGTATGTTGCTCTTTTACAGTCTCGTGTGGCTTGTAATGCATTTCTACaataaatgtgaaattgttCAATAATCTAATAGCCTACATCCCATCATACCAGTGTTCGTCTGTGCCTGCTCCATGCTTTTGATCTCAGTGCTGTCCCACATTCTGCTGTGGTGTAACAGCACATGAATGTATTGACTTTTCACATACCTCATGCTGACATATTTGGCCTTTTGTTAGCGTTCAGATGCTAATAAACCAGCACCTACCTGCACAAAACACCTGACTGAATGAATAATGGCTTATTTGAGCCTGAGTTTTGACCTGGAATCACATTCTGTGATGTTTGCTCTCTCTTCAGTTCCAGTTAATATTCATTACTGCTGATCTTTTAGTGAGACTTGTACAGTTGGAAGGTTGATATATAGATCTgcagtggtttgtgtgtgtatgtttacatgtgtctttgtgtgtttgagtgtgggCACAGGCGTGTCGATGCACTTAGCTTTATTAAGTGATACTGGCCCAGAGTGAGAGGGAGGCTCTTTATAATCAAGTTATCTGGAGGGGCAATCCAATTTTCAGATGCAGAATTGAGtgagatttgtgtttgtgtgtgtgtgtgaggctgtttTTCTATGTGCACATGCCTGCATTTTCTCTGTGAATACATAATGTGATCTATCATGTTAGTCAAAGCTTTCTAAATGAATACATAAATTATATTGGTCCCAAACAGCAATTCATGAGCAACACTTCActgacaataaatcatttttatagAGTAGATATCTTGGAGAAAGAATCGATTTTATTAGAGAAACACACTCTACCCAAAACCTATTGATAAAACCAATCTAAAAAAGACCTGTTCTCGCAAAAGTTATATAATTAGCACTTATGGCTTCAAGGGAAAGTCAGGAGCCTGACGATGCTCCTTATCTTACATTGTGCATGAGGTGGaagtttgtgcgtgtgtgtgtgtgagtatgtgcatATATGCATGTTCATGCAATTAACCCTTTATACCCTCTTTAGGCCAATTTGCTCTGAGAGCCCCAGAGAGCACAAAGAGGCTTTTCTGCCGTTTCAGCATCTCTTCCTGTCCTTTTCTGTCTGCCTCCTTCAGAGTGCTGTTACCATAGAAACAAGGCGCTGGATGCCCTTAGTGAGAAGAGAGGGTAGGTGACAGGGTAAGATCACAGAAATACAAATTAGTCTAATATACTAATTTAATGACACATCACTACCACGGTGAGTCAACGAAACTAGCTGGTAATCTTAACTTCATGAAACACTTCACAGCTGGATCTATTTCAGGAAGTGGGATTCACCCTGAAAAccaaagttttgtttttactaTTGTGCAATGTGACATATTCACATATGTTCAATGGGTTGAATGATCCACTCTGGTTCACTTTAAAACCATGTGACTGCTCTCTGGGGCTGTAGGAGGGTTGTCCACTGACCACAAGGGAGGGTCGGAGGTTCGATCCCCAGCTACCCCAGTATGCAGTTTCCTAGCagatactgaacctcaaattgCAGCTCTGTCCAGTATGAATTGTGGGTTAATGGGTGAAGGTTTATAAGAATGGAAaagttttatataaatacagtctattTACCATTTAATTTCTGGTTATAACAAAATTACATCAAAGATTCAATCATGGATGTTTGACATGAAGATTTATCTTTCAATCTGATTATACAACTGTTTTCTTATAGCCCCTATAAACAAGTCAGGGCAGCTTGTTCCTGAAGTTTCTACCTACTCTTTTGTCAGCTGACACACATGGACTCTATTAGTCTTTTGttagtgtgtatatatgtgtgtgtctaagtaAAAGCATGCAATGAGCTGGGGGCAGAGGACTTAGTAACAACCACTCCTTGtccattcctctctctctcactttctctctctcacacacacacggtcactACCTCCCTGAAACAGccctgaggctgcagcagccaCTATGAGACACCCTCCACCCTCCAGCCTCCACCCCAGCCACCGCCTGCTCACTGCCCAGCAGGAAGCATCAGAGTCTGGGTGAAGATGTGAGAAAATGTGGGTCAGCGTTTTGCCCTGGGATGAAGCTGGAGTGGAGGTCTGCTGTAGAGTGGATGATGTTCATGACACGTTACTGATCGCTCAGCACTGTTATATTCCTCAGTGACTAGTTATCTGTGAGTAACTACATACAATGTATGATCAGTACTTCCTCCAGACGTACATTCATTCTTCATTCATTCTAAACACATCAAAGTGAGCACAAAAGACACATGAAGAGTTGGTAAAACTGAGCGATACATTGATATATGATCATAAAACAGCATCAGACATGTCATCAGACTGTTGTCATAcagtaaaactgtttttaaaggagaagttttCCAATGGGGGAACAACTGCATGTGAAAGACTTGTATAAAACCTTTCTTGGTCCCAGATGGAGCTGATCTAATTCTGATACACTGCCTGACATCACATGAGGCCCCTGCACAAACACCTGTGCCATTCAGCCAACATTTTGGGGTTTTTCCAGGGACTATTTCTTGGTTTGACCCTCTGGTTGCCTGGTAACCTCACAGAGATGGTAGTCAATAACATGTTCATTAGAGCGTTAGAGAAGCTGatatgtggatttttttttttttaccttcacaCAGTGTCACACAAACTGTTTCCAAAAACACCTagagtcaatttagagtctaacaagtctgcatgtctttggactgtgggaggaggcagcagcatcAGGACCCCCACACACATGGGGAGGACATGCAAACGCCACGACTTGGTGTTCAAACCAAGAGCATTCATGCTGTGAGTGCTAACCACTTTGATCCCAAACCGCCATCGTGGTGTCACTATCAAGAATCAAAACTTGTAATTATGTCACTCAATGACAGTGAGAGCTCTGCAGGGCAGGGGGGGGGACAAAGCACTATGGGGAGGGGGGTCTGCTCCACCCAAGACGTGGTGACAACCTGCTCTGCTGAATGTCACTGCAGCTGACACACATAAATCCCAAGCACAgctcctctgtcacacacatgtaaaacacaccATCAGCCATGTGCACTTATTGAATCCAGTCACGTTACATTCTCATTGGGAAGGAAATGGATGGAAGCAAAATAAACGTGACACAACCGTGTATAATTCAACCGCCtgactttttcatttcctgGTGGTGCACCTCTTCCTCTGGCAGCAAGTGAGACGTCAAATGGTGTGCTTGCGTAATCGTGGCCGATTCAAACAGTTTTGTTACGGTGAAGAATGGAGGATTAGTTTACGGGGCTTCAAAGCCAAATATAGCTGGAAAACGCATGTGAGGGATTAGAGACACTTCAAAGAATATGGATGGCGAATACATTATTGGGTGCAGCTTCATCTCCCCATCTCACACGCTCCGACtcacttctcctttttctccacTGAAGGAGGCAATGTGATGCTTTGGATGGAGCAGTGAAATAGAACATTGGACTTCATTGATGTTAAATGGGTCAAATTTAAGCAAGGTTGATATGTGGGTTTTAAAGAAGATCAAACAGCCTGTATAGTTTGTCATAAGTCTAGCAGTGGGTGTTGGTTTTGTCCATTATCAGTATTTTTACTCAATTGTGTGGCAAGAAAATGATTGCAGCAAAGGGATTTGAGcacatgctgcagaaataagGACCATTATGAAATAACTTTATGCccatttgactgtgtgtgtgtgtgtgtgtgtgtgtgtgttgtacctctttaggaccttttccagcataaacactgaccttatGAGGACCAGCAGACCTGACttggaccaaagcctggtcctaatgaggcagaAACAATATTTTTGACATCCTGGTTGAGGTAAGAGGTCAGATGTGAGTTGTGGTTAGGTTATGGTTCGAGTTAGGCATGAGTCTGTCATGGTTAAAGTTggggataaggttttggtttggCAGTTCACAATAAATGGAAGTCAACACAAAATCCTGATAGCTgcgcaatgtgtgtgtgtgtgtgtatatgtgtgtgttgctggaAAAATCCCTGAGGGTTTGTATGTGAATGCCTCTAATGCAGTTAGGGTGCtgttattttcactgtgtggCCCCAAATAAAGGGATTATACTACAGCGGTTATGAAACAGACTTTTTTACATTACAAAGTGCTGAGGGAAGGAGGTGGGACACAGGGACGCAATTCAGCAAGAGGGGATTTGAAAAACCATAAACATACCTGAAAAGGAATGAAATGTGCTCAACATATGCTCAGAAACAGCCTCATTATGTAACAGTTCATATGACATGGTCTGaaatcaagtgtttgttttgtgtgtgtcggTGGCTGTTTCCCAGCTGATCTGGGAGGATTTCAGCTTTATCCCCATAACTGAATGATAATCTCAAGAGGAATCCAGCCCTGATCCCAGGAAACGTCGCCTCTGCAGCACTGACATCACCACCGGCTCCTCGGGTCACTGACACGAGCACGTACGCATGCACACAATCAGTTGGTTTACTGTTACGAATAAgtgtaacatacacacacacacacacacaccggtgcTCAGAGTCATAAGCTCTGGGTTTAGAATTTGTGCAACCATTGGCAGACTGTTTCGAAACATGAAGGGATTGTTGTCTGTGACCTCTGTGACTGTGCAGGAGCATTTTTTCTGTATCCAGAAACCTGTTTGTTAAAGCCACCATACAGAAGGAAGTGAGGGCTTGTATATGTTCAGTCTGTGTATAATATACATTATGCTGAAAAGCACCATATACGTATGTGTCTGAATAATCAACTGTAAGTGAAGATGGTCGACatgaagtgaagccaatgcaaaACAACAGCATTCATATCTGTTGgacctgtcgtccatctttgtgaTCTGGAGTTGTGAAACTGAACTATGTTTGTGTTATATTGTGGGACATGATTGTTACTGGCAAACTTTGTCGGTTTATATGTGTTCACATAGCAACATGAGTCATGGATAACAGGGAGAATGAAGATCTTGATCTGGCAATAAAACTTATACAACTTCACTGAAGCTGCATTGGTACTGGATATGTGGAAGCAGTCGAAGAGGAACATTAGAGGACACAGAGCGGACACAAAAGAGAAAGGGGTCCAGTTTCTCTTTTTGCAGAACTGactcagcagcagagggaagTGAGCTGGGTTTAACTTCCCATCCGCAGCAGAGCGTATCACACATCTTCTGCTCCAACATAATAATCTCTGTTggttgtgacctttgacctggagGTATTTAAAGAGGCggcccctcctctctctcatgttAAAGTCTGCCTGTGTTTATGGCAGTTGAACTGACCTCAGATCCGCCTCTGGCTGTCAATGTGCTGCAGGTTAGTATCTTTACAGCCCGCCGTGGGTGTGTCTGTGGGCGGGGCTGCACAGGCCTATAGAGCCCTCTGATTGGTCTCTAGTGTACAAGCAAGGCGGTGCTATGTCAGTAATTGGCCGTTGTGGCTGTCAGTTAAATGCGCTTATGCTGCTTTCAGGGACCGCTcgtatcatttttttttaatcatagaAAGAGTTTATCCAAGTGTTAAAAACAGGTCAACTGGACTTAGTTGAGTTTCATGAAGACGTTTCACCTtcaggcttcttcagttctaaCTGACTGCTGGGAGTCCCAGGTATTTAACTTCTGGGGTTTTAGGAGTGGTTGAGGTTACCTGAGAGGCTGGAGCCaccctgctgtttgtttgtttgggagTCGTTTGTGGGCCATAGTCACACTTGCCCTCAGGTGTGAATTGTAGTGAAACTTCCTGGAGATGGAAGTCAAGACTTTATGGTATGTGGCTGATAGGTACTGTAttaaacctcctcctctgttcagaGATGTTTTTTCTAGTTTGACGTAGATgtcttctctcccccctctttCGAACCATCTGTCTATCCTGGCCAAAATGTCATAGAGCGAGTTAGTAAGGACAACGACTCTGTTCCTCTACATGTGACATTTCATCAGTGTTAGTACATTTGTTCAAATATTGATTTTGTAATAGTTTGGGAAAAAGACTCCCAATATTGACTCAAGTATTTCAGTACTTCTGTTCCAGTATATTTCAGATGCAACCATTATGATTTTTGCTGTCCAACTCCGAGCTATTAAATCTGAATCAGCGTTTTCAGTTAAGTGTTTAGCATTCAGGGAGTTTGACTCTGGTTTCCAACCCATACTTTCTCGTTATATATAAGACATTTCACATAGAAAACAATGAAAGGTTATGAACTACAACATGTAGAGGCCCTGGGACACGCTGATGACCTTTCATCCAATgttagctgggattggctccggcTGACCCTTACAAGATAAGTGTTAtaaaaaatggatggatgaatggagtGAAGGACATAACTCTCTTTTTAACCTTCATTAAAAACAGTTGAATTAACTCTACCTTGTCGAACTATAACATGAAGATGCATAATAAAGTGCAACAATAATCCAGAAATATCAGATGACAATGCATCACTGAGAGGTGCCATTCTGCTATGAAATGAGTTTTTTCTAATCCTTGTGTTTACGTTTGATACTGAGTTATTGCTAATATTATTTCAGTACTTCTACCTTAGTAAGATTAGGAATGCAATACTTACTTGAAAGAGTTTTTTTATATTATGGTGTTGGTGTATTGTGGAGGGACAATGCACAGATTTTATGCACAAGTTCAGTCAGGAGAAGAACTACTTGTGACTCTGAAGGAGGCTTTCTGGGgttggaaaaaa includes:
- the lhfpl5a gene encoding LHFPL tetraspan subfamily member 5 protein, translating into MLPAVEAAKIYHTNYVRNSRAMGVLWTVFTITFAVITVVVFIQPYWIGDSVNTPQAGYFGLFHYCIGNALTSELTCKGSALDFGSIPSGAFKTAMFFVGISMLLVVGSIVCFSLFFFCNAGSVYKICAWMQLASSTCMVIGCMIYPDGWDSEQVKRMCGQRTDKYTLGNCTVRWAYILAIISIMDSLVLSFLAFSLGNRQDKLLPEDFQVEGKDNA